A genomic window from Macaca thibetana thibetana isolate TM-01 chromosome 16, ASM2454274v1, whole genome shotgun sequence includes:
- the DHX58 gene encoding ATP-dependent RNA helicase DHX58 isoform X1: MELRPYQWEVIMPALEGKNIIIWLPTGAGKTRAAAYVAKRHLETVDGAKVVVLVNRVHLVTQHGEEFRRMLDGRWTVTTLSGDMGPRAGFGHLARCHDLLICTAELLQMALTSPEEEEHVELTAFSLIVVDECHHTHKDTVYNVIMSRYLELKLQRARPLPQVLGLTASPGTGGASKLDGAIDHVLQLCANLDTWCIMSPQNYRPRLQEHSQQPCKQYNLCHRRSQDPFGDLLKKLMDQVHDHLEMPELSRNFGTQMYEQQVVKLSEAAALAGLQEQRVYALHLRRYNDALLIHDTVRAVDALAALQDFYHREHVTKTQILCAERRLLALFDGHKNVLAHLATHGPENPKLEMLEKILQRQFRSSDSPRGIIFTRTRQSAHSLLLWLQQQPGLQTVDIRAQLLIGAGNSSQSTHMTQRDQQEVIRKFRDGTLNLLVATSVAEEGLDIPQCNVVVRYGLLTNEISMVQARGRARADQSVYSFVATEGSRELKRELINEALEMLMEQAVAAVQKMDQAEYQAKIRDLQQAALTKRAAQAAQRESQRRQFPVEHVQLLCINCMVAVGHGSDLRKVEGTHHVNVNPNFSIYYNVSRDPVVINKVFKDWKPGGVISCRNCGEIWGLQMIYKSVKLPALKVRSMLLETPQGRIQAKKWSRVPFSVPDFDFLQHCAQNLSDLSLD, encoded by the exons ATGGAGCTGCGGCCCTACCAGTGGGAGGTGATCATGCCTGCCCTGGAGGGCAAAAATATCATCATCTGGCTGCCCACGGGGGCTGGGAAGACCCGGGCGGCTGCTTATGTGGCCAAGCGGCACCTAGAGACTGTGGATGGAGCCAAGGTGGTTGTATTGGTCAACAGG GTGCACCTGGTGACCCAGCACGGTGAAGAGTTCAGGCGCATGCTGGATGGACGCTGGACCGTGACAACACTGAGTGGGGACATGGGGCCACGTGCTGGCTTTGGCCACCTGGCCCGGTGCCATGACCTGCTCATCTGCACAGCAGAGCTTCTGCAGATGGCACTGACCAGCCCCGAGGAGGAGGAGCACGTGGAGCTCACTG CCTTCTCCCTGATCGTGGTGGATGAGTGCCACCACACGCACAAGGACACTGTCTACAACGTCATCATGAGCCGGTACCTAGAACTTAAACTCCAGAGGGCACGGCCCCTACCCCAGGTGCTGGGTCTCACAGCCTCCCCAGGCACTGGCGGGGCCTCCAAGCTCGATGGGGCCATCGACCACGTCCTGCAG CTCTGTGCCAACTTGGACACGTGGTGCATCATGTCACCCCAGAACTATCGCCCCCGGCTGCAGGAGCACAGCCAACAGCCTTGCAAACAGTACAACCTCTGCCACAGGCGCAGCCAG gatccGTTTGGGGACTTGCTGAAGAAGCTCATGGACCAAGTCCACGACCACCTGGAGATGCCTGAGTTGAGCCGGAACTTTGGGACGCAGATGTATGAGCAGCAGGTGGTGAAGCTGAGCGAGGCTG CGGCTTTGGCCGGGCTCCAGGAGCAGCGGGTGTACGCACTTCACCTGAGGCGCTACAATGACGCGCTGCTCATCCATGACACCGTCCGCGCCGTGGATGCCCTGGCTGCGCTGCAGGATTTCTATCACAGGGAGCACGTCACTAAAACCCAGATCCTGTGTGCCGAGCGCCGGCTGCTGGCCCTGTTCGATG GCCATAAGAATGTGCTGGCCCACCTGGCAACTCATGGCCCAGAGAATCCAAAACTGGAGATGCTGGAAAAGATCCTGCAAAGGCAGTTCAGGAGCTCTGACAGCCCCCGGGGTATCATCTTCACCCGCACCCGCCAGAGTGCACACTCCCTCCTGCTCTGGCTTCAGCAGCAGCCGGGCCTGCAGACTGTGGACATTCGGGCCCAGCTACTGATTGGGGCTGGAAACAGCAGCCAGAGCACCCACATGACCCAG AGGGACCAGCAAGAAGTAATCCGGAAGTTCCGAGATGGAACCCTGAACCTTCTGGTGGCCACGAGCGTGGCAGAGGAGGGGCTGGACATCCCACAGTGCAACGTGGTGGTGCGCTATGGGCTCCTGACCAATGAAATCTCCATGGTCCAG GCCAGGGGCCGTGCCCGGGCCGATCAGAGTGTGTACTCGTTTGTAGCAACTGAGGGTAGCCGGGAGCTGAAGCGGGAGCTGATCAACGAGGCGCTGGAGATGCTGATGGAGCAGGCAGTGGCTGCTGTGCAGAAGATGGACCAGGCCGAGTACCAGGCCAAG ATCCGGGATCTGCAGCAGGCAGCCCTGACCAAGCGGGCGGCCCAGGCAGCCCAGCGGGAGAGCCAGAGGCGGCAGTTCCCAGTGGAGCACGTGCAGCTACTCTGCATCAACTGCATGGTGGCTGTGGGCCATGGCAGCGACCTACGGAAGGTGGAGGGCACCCATCATGTCAACGTGAACCCCAACTTCTC GATCTACTATAACGTCTCCAGGGATCCTGTGGTCATCAACAAAGTCTTCAAGGACTGGAAACCTGGGGGTGTCATCAGCTGCAGGAACTGTGGGGAG ATCTGGGGACTGCAGATGATCTACAAGTCAGTGAAGCTGCCAGCGCTGAAAGTCCGCAGCATGCTGCTGGAGACCCCTCAAGGGCGGATCCAGGCCAAAAAGTGGTCCCGCGTGCCCTTCTCCGTGCCTGACTTTGACTTCCTGCAGCATTGTGCCCAGAACCTTTCGGACCTCTCCCTGGACTGA
- the DHX58 gene encoding ATP-dependent RNA helicase DHX58 isoform X2: protein MELRPYQWEVIMPALEGKNIIIWLPTGAGKTRAAAYVAKRHLETVDGAKVVVLVNRVHLVTQHGEEFRRMLDGRWTVTTLSGDMGPRAGFGHLARCHDLLICTAELLQMALTSPEEEEHVELTAFSLIVVDECHHTHKDTVYNVIMSRYLELKLQRARPLPQVLGLTASPGTGGASKLDGAIDHVLQLCANLDTWCIMSPQNYRPRLQEHSQQPCKQYNLCHRRSQDPFGDLLKKLMDQVHDHLEMPELSRNFGTQMYEQQVVKLSEAAALAGLQEQRVYALHLRRYNDALLIHDTVRAVDALAALQDFYHREHVTKTQILCAERRLLALFDGHKNVLAHLATHGPENPKLEMLEKILQRQFRSSDSPRGIIFTRTRQSAHSLLLWLQQQPGLQTVDIRAQLLIGAGNSSQSTHMTQRDQQEVIRKFRDGTLNLLVATSVAEEGLDIPQCNVVVRYGLLTNEISMVQARGRARADQSVYSFVATEGSRELKRELINEALEMLMEQAVAAVQKMDQAEYQAKIRDLQQAALTKRAAQAAQRESQRRQFPVEHVQLLCINCMVAVGHGSDLRKVEGTHHVNVNPNFSQGNRGSERLRDLPKFPQPLSG from the exons ATGGAGCTGCGGCCCTACCAGTGGGAGGTGATCATGCCTGCCCTGGAGGGCAAAAATATCATCATCTGGCTGCCCACGGGGGCTGGGAAGACCCGGGCGGCTGCTTATGTGGCCAAGCGGCACCTAGAGACTGTGGATGGAGCCAAGGTGGTTGTATTGGTCAACAGG GTGCACCTGGTGACCCAGCACGGTGAAGAGTTCAGGCGCATGCTGGATGGACGCTGGACCGTGACAACACTGAGTGGGGACATGGGGCCACGTGCTGGCTTTGGCCACCTGGCCCGGTGCCATGACCTGCTCATCTGCACAGCAGAGCTTCTGCAGATGGCACTGACCAGCCCCGAGGAGGAGGAGCACGTGGAGCTCACTG CCTTCTCCCTGATCGTGGTGGATGAGTGCCACCACACGCACAAGGACACTGTCTACAACGTCATCATGAGCCGGTACCTAGAACTTAAACTCCAGAGGGCACGGCCCCTACCCCAGGTGCTGGGTCTCACAGCCTCCCCAGGCACTGGCGGGGCCTCCAAGCTCGATGGGGCCATCGACCACGTCCTGCAG CTCTGTGCCAACTTGGACACGTGGTGCATCATGTCACCCCAGAACTATCGCCCCCGGCTGCAGGAGCACAGCCAACAGCCTTGCAAACAGTACAACCTCTGCCACAGGCGCAGCCAG gatccGTTTGGGGACTTGCTGAAGAAGCTCATGGACCAAGTCCACGACCACCTGGAGATGCCTGAGTTGAGCCGGAACTTTGGGACGCAGATGTATGAGCAGCAGGTGGTGAAGCTGAGCGAGGCTG CGGCTTTGGCCGGGCTCCAGGAGCAGCGGGTGTACGCACTTCACCTGAGGCGCTACAATGACGCGCTGCTCATCCATGACACCGTCCGCGCCGTGGATGCCCTGGCTGCGCTGCAGGATTTCTATCACAGGGAGCACGTCACTAAAACCCAGATCCTGTGTGCCGAGCGCCGGCTGCTGGCCCTGTTCGATG GCCATAAGAATGTGCTGGCCCACCTGGCAACTCATGGCCCAGAGAATCCAAAACTGGAGATGCTGGAAAAGATCCTGCAAAGGCAGTTCAGGAGCTCTGACAGCCCCCGGGGTATCATCTTCACCCGCACCCGCCAGAGTGCACACTCCCTCCTGCTCTGGCTTCAGCAGCAGCCGGGCCTGCAGACTGTGGACATTCGGGCCCAGCTACTGATTGGGGCTGGAAACAGCAGCCAGAGCACCCACATGACCCAG AGGGACCAGCAAGAAGTAATCCGGAAGTTCCGAGATGGAACCCTGAACCTTCTGGTGGCCACGAGCGTGGCAGAGGAGGGGCTGGACATCCCACAGTGCAACGTGGTGGTGCGCTATGGGCTCCTGACCAATGAAATCTCCATGGTCCAG GCCAGGGGCCGTGCCCGGGCCGATCAGAGTGTGTACTCGTTTGTAGCAACTGAGGGTAGCCGGGAGCTGAAGCGGGAGCTGATCAACGAGGCGCTGGAGATGCTGATGGAGCAGGCAGTGGCTGCTGTGCAGAAGATGGACCAGGCCGAGTACCAGGCCAAG ATCCGGGATCTGCAGCAGGCAGCCCTGACCAAGCGGGCGGCCCAGGCAGCCCAGCGGGAGAGCCAGAGGCGGCAGTTCCCAGTGGAGCACGTGCAGCTACTCTGCATCAACTGCATGGTGGCTGTGGGCCATGGCAGCGACCTACGGAAGGTGGAGGGCACCCATCATGTCAACGTGAACCCCAACTTCTC gcaaggaaatagaggctcagagaggctacgTGACTTGCCCAAGTTCCCACAGCCACTATCTGGTTGA